In Streptomyces sp. NBC_00414, a single window of DNA contains:
- a CDS encoding GntR family transcriptional regulator: MTDTPSRPPAPVGKQMLSEQVYAHLRDAIMRGDHAPGDALKPQDLAREEGVSLAVTREALVRLVGEGLADRLPNRGFTVPSFSDHRWQEIAEARRTIEPVVLRMSVERGDVDWEARVRAAHHRLVRTPAYAPEEGEYYTAAWAEAHRAFHRTLLEGCGNPTLLETFDRLWTASELARRWSAHRTPDRDGAKEHRRLEEAALARDADTAAAVLVEHLTMTAAALTEDSGQV, translated from the coding sequence ATGACTGACACGCCGTCCCGCCCCCCGGCTCCCGTTGGGAAGCAGATGCTTTCCGAACAGGTCTACGCACACCTGCGGGACGCGATCATGCGGGGGGACCACGCTCCCGGTGACGCTCTCAAACCGCAGGACCTCGCCAGGGAAGAGGGCGTGAGTCTGGCCGTCACGAGGGAGGCGCTCGTGCGGCTGGTCGGTGAGGGGCTCGCCGACCGGCTGCCCAATCGCGGATTCACGGTCCCGTCCTTCTCCGACCACCGCTGGCAGGAGATCGCGGAGGCCCGCAGGACCATCGAACCGGTCGTACTGCGCATGTCCGTCGAGCGCGGCGACGTCGACTGGGAGGCCCGTGTCCGGGCGGCCCACCATCGCCTGGTGCGCACGCCGGCGTACGCGCCGGAGGAGGGCGAGTACTACACCGCGGCCTGGGCCGAGGCCCACCGGGCCTTCCATCGCACGCTGCTTGAGGGGTGCGGCAACCCCACCCTGCTGGAGACCTTCGACCGGCTGTGGACGGCGAGCGAGCTGGCCCGCCGCTGGTCGGCGCACCGCACCCCCGACCGGGACGGCGCGAAGGAGCACCGCAGGCTGGAGGAGGCGGCGCTGGCCCGCGACGCCGACACCGCGGCGGCGGTCCTGGTCGAGCACCTCACCATGACCGCCGCCGCTCTGACCGAGGACTCAGGTCAGGTCTGA
- a CDS encoding YbhB/YbcL family Raf kinase inhibitor-like protein, with protein sequence MYANDPFARLPEAASFTVTSATVADGAAWPPEQHASGLPGGRDISPQLSWSGAPAGTRSYAVTVYDPDAPTGSGFWHWAVADIPATVTALPAGAGDDTGSGLPEGAYQLPNDARAARYIGAAPPAGHGPHRYFVVVHALGTASIGVPADATPAVLGFTMAGHILGRAVLTATAETPAETPAEIPAEIPAETSAETSV encoded by the coding sequence ATGTACGCCAACGACCCCTTCGCCCGCCTCCCCGAGGCGGCTTCCTTCACCGTCACCAGCGCCACCGTCGCCGACGGAGCCGCCTGGCCGCCCGAGCAGCACGCCTCCGGTCTGCCCGGCGGCCGGGACATCTCCCCGCAGCTGTCCTGGAGCGGCGCCCCGGCCGGCACCAGGAGCTACGCCGTCACCGTCTACGACCCCGACGCCCCCACCGGGTCCGGGTTCTGGCACTGGGCGGTCGCCGACATCCCCGCCACCGTCACCGCACTGCCCGCGGGCGCCGGTGACGACACGGGATCGGGCCTGCCCGAAGGCGCCTACCAGCTCCCCAACGACGCCCGCGCGGCCCGCTACATCGGCGCCGCCCCGCCCGCCGGGCACGGACCGCACCGTTACTTCGTCGTGGTGCACGCCCTCGGCACCGCCTCCATCGGCGTCCCGGCCGACGCCACCCCGGCGGTCCTCGGCTTCACCATGGCCGGTCACATCCTCGGCCGCGCGGTGCTGACCGCGACCGCCGAGACCCCTGCCGAGACCCCTGCCGAAATCCCTGCCGAAATCCCTGCCGAGACCTCCGCCGAGACCTCCGTCTGA
- a CDS encoding SCO6745 family protein yields MDLSAVREVSRAVSAAHLFTYLVPEGAQEAAGFGVTDRGPAYLAFRSAAMGAVPWQVTHAAFYNFSPRAVRAMAGVWDAAPPERWQAARFLAAGRAMRRVGVRLTDGRLAEARALIDPVVTGADCAGKVLAAANASVAPPSDPLVALWQQITVAREWRGDAHLVVLADNDVGPCDCLVLHTAAGGLPTALARATRQWDDGEWAAATARLTARGWLAPAPAPASAPDPDTPLTDAEPTAPTLTDAGRVARERIEAETDEHCAALWAPIGDTGARRFASLIAPITDAFTAAGTFQGLRPASA; encoded by the coding sequence ATGGACCTCAGTGCCGTCCGCGAAGTCAGCCGTGCCGTCAGCGCGGCCCACCTGTTCACCTACCTCGTCCCCGAGGGCGCCCAGGAGGCGGCCGGATTCGGCGTGACCGACCGCGGACCGGCGTACCTGGCCTTCCGGTCGGCCGCGATGGGCGCGGTTCCGTGGCAGGTCACGCACGCGGCCTTCTACAACTTCAGCCCCCGGGCGGTCCGCGCCATGGCGGGCGTGTGGGACGCCGCGCCGCCCGAGCGGTGGCAGGCCGCCCGCTTCCTGGCCGCCGGGCGGGCGATGCGGCGCGTCGGGGTGCGGCTGACGGACGGCCGACTTGCCGAGGCGCGGGCGCTGATCGACCCGGTCGTCACCGGCGCCGACTGCGCGGGCAAGGTGCTGGCCGCCGCGAACGCCTCGGTCGCGCCGCCCTCCGACCCGCTAGTCGCTCTGTGGCAGCAGATCACGGTGGCGCGTGAGTGGCGCGGCGACGCGCATCTCGTCGTCCTCGCGGACAACGATGTCGGGCCGTGCGACTGTCTCGTCCTGCACACCGCGGCGGGCGGTCTCCCGACAGCTCTCGCGCGGGCGACCCGACAGTGGGACGACGGGGAGTGGGCCGCGGCGACGGCACGTCTCACCGCGCGCGGCTGGCTCGCCCCTGCCCCCGCCCCCGCATCCGCCCCTGACCCCGACACCCCGCTCACCGACGCCGAACCCACCGCCCCCACGCTCACCGACGCCGGCAGGGTGGCGCGCGAGCGGATCGAGGCGGAGACGGACGAACACTGCGCCGCGCTGTGGGCCCCGATCGGCGACACGGGCGCCCGCCGTTTCGCCTCGCTCATCGCGCCGATCACCGACGCGTTCACCGCGGCGGGAACGTTCCAGGGCCTCCGTCCGGCCTCCGCCTGA
- a CDS encoding extracellular solute-binding protein — MGRPGLNRRQLLAGLSGVTVAGSLGFAALGTGADALASGADTRVRYWNLFSGGDGYNMIAMLDAFRRANPGIDVKDSTLQWGSPFYTKLAMAAAGNRAPDLGVMHLGRVTGFSPGRLLDPWDVDLLAKYGVREADFNPELWKRAVIGGKLYALPLDIHVQLCFYRKDVLKKAGLLGDDGHIVPVTSVDEWFDVLKEAKKATKKGLQTIGMWSADQNFQWWFFVAFYTQLGGTWFDDANTEVTFDTEKATRVLEFLRRHITDGYVNPGFAGGAGAEQFVNGGPFVWEGNWSVPVFDGAKIQYGATPLPPVFGEQATHAESHSFVLPHQADRGGAANEGAHQLAAYIVQHAQQWAAGGHIPAYTPTLSTAAYKKMNPQSEYVSAMDHQATEPKVWFAGSTGILAQRVGPVVVSSTMGSAKPDAAARTMKSTLTELLAMKNPMDGRTAAQGGAVA, encoded by the coding sequence ATGGGACGACCTGGCCTGAATCGCAGGCAGCTCCTGGCGGGACTCAGCGGTGTGACGGTCGCGGGCAGCCTCGGATTCGCCGCGCTCGGCACCGGAGCGGACGCGCTCGCGTCCGGCGCGGACACCCGCGTCCGCTACTGGAACCTCTTCAGCGGCGGCGACGGCTACAACATGATCGCGATGCTGGACGCCTTCCGGAGGGCGAACCCCGGCATCGACGTGAAGGACTCCACCCTCCAGTGGGGCAGCCCCTTCTACACCAAACTGGCCATGGCGGCGGCGGGCAACCGCGCACCCGACCTGGGTGTCATGCACCTGGGCCGGGTCACCGGCTTCTCACCGGGCCGGCTCCTGGACCCCTGGGACGTCGACCTGCTCGCCAAGTACGGCGTGCGGGAAGCGGACTTCAACCCCGAGCTGTGGAAGCGCGCCGTCATCGGCGGCAAGCTCTACGCGCTCCCGCTCGACATCCACGTCCAGCTCTGCTTCTACCGCAAGGACGTGCTGAAGAAGGCGGGCCTGCTCGGCGACGACGGCCACATCGTGCCGGTCACCTCCGTCGACGAGTGGTTCGACGTCCTGAAGGAGGCGAAGAAGGCCACCAAGAAGGGCCTGCAGACCATCGGCATGTGGTCCGCCGACCAGAACTTCCAGTGGTGGTTCTTCGTCGCCTTCTACACCCAGCTCGGCGGCACCTGGTTCGACGACGCCAACACCGAGGTGACCTTCGACACCGAAAAGGCCACGCGGGTACTGGAGTTCCTGCGCCGGCACATCACCGACGGGTACGTGAACCCGGGCTTCGCGGGCGGCGCGGGCGCCGAACAGTTCGTCAACGGCGGCCCGTTCGTCTGGGAGGGCAACTGGTCGGTGCCCGTCTTCGACGGCGCGAAGATCCAGTACGGCGCCACCCCGCTGCCGCCCGTCTTCGGCGAGCAGGCCACCCACGCCGAGTCGCACTCCTTCGTCCTGCCGCACCAGGCCGACCGGGGCGGCGCCGCCAACGAGGGCGCGCACCAGCTCGCCGCCTACATCGTCCAGCACGCCCAACAGTGGGCGGCCGGCGGTCACATCCCCGCCTACACGCCGACCCTGTCCACGGCCGCGTACAAGAAGATGAACCCGCAGAGCGAGTACGTCTCGGCGATGGACCACCAGGCCACCGAGCCGAAGGTGTGGTTCGCCGGGTCCACCGGCATCCTCGCCCAGCGCGTCGGCCCGGTCGTCGTCTCCTCGACGATGGGCTCCGCCAAGCCGGACGCCGCCGCCCGCACCATGAAGAGCACGCTCACCGAACTCCTCGCCATGAAGAACCCCATGGACGGCCGGACGGCCGCGCAGGGAGGTGCGGTCGCATGA
- a CDS encoding carbohydrate ABC transporter permease: protein MTTTSAETVIAPARTRAAAASATVRRKQGFQHGAWFVAPFLVLFALFVIWPLLRGLYLSFTDANISGDATNFIGLDNYREALDDPLVWESLGHSVYFTLLVVPCITVLAFLLAMLAHHIERGKWLWRLCFFAPFLLPSTVAANLWQWLFNPGTGMVNHVFGIETAWLTDKSYAMLAVVVCTLWWTVGFSFLLYLAALQGIPAHLYEAAKLDGANAWHRMIHITLPMMRSITGLVIALQILASLQVFDQAVVMMDFLPGPEGSTRTFVQYTLEEGFTSYRVGYASAISIIFFVIIAAVALARMWLLRNREEGGR, encoded by the coding sequence ATGACGACGACCAGTGCGGAGACCGTCATCGCTCCGGCGCGTACGCGGGCCGCCGCGGCGAGCGCCACCGTCCGCCGCAAGCAGGGCTTCCAGCACGGGGCGTGGTTCGTCGCCCCGTTCCTCGTACTGTTCGCGCTGTTCGTGATCTGGCCGCTGCTGCGCGGCCTCTACCTCAGTTTCACGGACGCCAACATCTCCGGCGACGCCACCAACTTCATCGGCCTCGACAACTACCGCGAGGCCCTGGACGACCCGCTGGTGTGGGAATCGCTCGGCCACAGCGTGTACTTCACGCTTTTGGTCGTGCCCTGCATCACCGTCCTGGCCTTCCTCCTCGCGATGCTCGCCCACCACATCGAGCGCGGCAAGTGGCTGTGGCGGCTGTGCTTCTTCGCCCCGTTCCTGCTGCCGTCCACCGTCGCGGCCAACCTGTGGCAGTGGCTGTTCAACCCCGGCACCGGAATGGTCAACCACGTCTTCGGCATCGAGACGGCATGGCTGACCGACAAGTCGTACGCCATGCTCGCCGTCGTCGTCTGCACCCTGTGGTGGACGGTCGGCTTCAGCTTCCTGCTCTACCTCGCCGCCCTCCAGGGCATCCCCGCGCATCTCTACGAGGCCGCCAAGCTGGACGGCGCGAACGCGTGGCACCGCATGATCCACATCACCCTGCCGATGATGCGGAGCATCACCGGACTCGTGATCGCCCTGCAGATCCTCGCCTCGCTGCAGGTCTTCGACCAGGCCGTGGTGATGATGGACTTCCTGCCGGGACCGGAGGGCTCCACCCGCACCTTCGTGCAGTACACCCTCGAAGAGGGCTTCACCAGCTACCGCGTCGGCTACGCCTCCGCGATCTCCATCATCTTCTTCGTGATCATCGCGGCCGTCGCCCTCGCGCGGATGTGGCTGCTGCGCAACCGTGAGGAGGGCGGCCGATGA
- a CDS encoding carbohydrate ABC transporter permease, which produces MSTAAAEIRDEAPTGDGTRTSGTARVRRTRTRKPWTAGQILLTLLATAVATVFLAPLVWALFTSLKSETEAVEVPTHWLPKEWTTQAWSAIFETGNITNWFVNSFVVSVCVTFVVLSVSALAGYGFARTEFRGKKALLGLVMTGLMVSPAVLGVPLFTTVQQMGMVDTYWGMILPQCAPAAMVYILYKFFQGIPRELEEAAFIDGAGRWRVFFTIVLPLSRPSLAAVGIFTFIASWNNFLWPYMVTNNPDLMTMPNGIATVMNSYGIQWAQLMAGGLMAGLPLIIVFVFFQRQIVAGVAHTGLAGQ; this is translated from the coding sequence ATGAGCACCGCCGCAGCAGAGATCCGCGACGAGGCCCCGACAGGCGACGGGACACGGACGAGCGGCACGGCACGGGTACGCCGCACCAGGACCCGTAAGCCCTGGACGGCCGGCCAGATCCTGCTCACCCTCCTCGCCACCGCCGTCGCCACGGTGTTCCTCGCGCCGCTCGTCTGGGCCCTGTTCACCTCCCTGAAGTCGGAGACCGAGGCCGTCGAGGTGCCGACGCACTGGCTGCCGAAGGAGTGGACGACCCAGGCCTGGTCGGCGATCTTCGAGACCGGCAACATCACCAACTGGTTCGTGAACTCGTTCGTGGTCTCGGTGTGTGTGACCTTCGTGGTGCTGAGTGTGAGCGCGCTCGCCGGATACGGCTTCGCCCGCACGGAGTTCCGCGGCAAGAAGGCCCTCCTCGGCCTGGTCATGACCGGCCTGATGGTCTCGCCGGCCGTCCTCGGTGTGCCCCTGTTCACCACGGTCCAGCAGATGGGGATGGTCGACACCTACTGGGGCATGATCCTGCCGCAGTGCGCGCCCGCCGCGATGGTCTACATCCTCTACAAGTTCTTCCAGGGCATCCCGCGCGAGCTGGAGGAGGCGGCCTTCATCGACGGGGCGGGCCGCTGGCGGGTCTTCTTCACCATCGTGCTCCCGCTCTCCCGCCCTTCCCTCGCGGCGGTCGGCATCTTCACCTTCATCGCGTCCTGGAACAACTTCCTGTGGCCGTACATGGTGACCAACAACCCCGACCTGATGACCATGCCGAACGGCATCGCGACCGTCATGAACTCCTACGGCATCCAGTGGGCCCAGCTCATGGCGGGCGGCCTGATGGCGGGCCTGCCGCTGATCATCGTCTTCGTCTTCTTCCAGCGCCAGATCGTGGCGGGCGTCGCCCACACGGGCCTCGCTGGCCAGTAG
- a CDS encoding arabinan endo-1,5-alpha-L-arabinosidase has product MKRLRFAAVLAAALLALLPATAQAAEYPDPLPLTGRQIIHDPTVIRLKSGEYAAYSTGGIIGARLSEDLRHWDDAGNAFAEPPSWWYEYNDTGDPWAPDISYRAGRYWLYYAVSSWGTNHSAIGVATSRSGKPGTWTDRGKVFTSETTDTWNAIDPAITRADGKLWMAFGSYWTGIRMVELDPATGKAVPGTTVHHLATRPDAPYAVEGPYIVQHGRFHYLFASYDACCAGVNSTYKIRVGRSTSVTGPYVDSTGTPLLQGGGDLLLAGHGSYIGTGGQSVFQDKGRDWLAYHYYDATDEGTPKLGLNRLSWSKEGWPKVF; this is encoded by the coding sequence TTGAAGCGCCTCAGATTCGCCGCGGTACTCGCCGCGGCCCTCCTGGCCCTGCTTCCGGCGACGGCACAGGCGGCCGAGTACCCGGACCCCCTGCCGCTCACCGGCCGGCAGATCATCCACGACCCGACCGTCATCCGCCTCAAGTCCGGTGAGTACGCGGCCTATTCGACCGGCGGGATCATCGGCGCCCGCCTGTCCGAGGACCTCAGGCACTGGGACGACGCGGGCAACGCCTTCGCCGAACCCCCGTCCTGGTGGTACGAGTACAACGACACCGGCGACCCGTGGGCCCCCGACATCTCCTACCGCGCGGGCCGCTACTGGCTCTACTACGCGGTCTCCTCCTGGGGCACCAACCACTCCGCGATCGGCGTGGCCACGTCCAGGTCCGGCAAGCCCGGTACTTGGACGGACCGGGGCAAGGTCTTCACCTCCGAGACAACCGACACCTGGAACGCCATCGACCCGGCGATCACCAGGGCCGACGGCAAGCTGTGGATGGCGTTCGGCTCGTACTGGACCGGCATCCGCATGGTCGAACTGGACCCGGCCACCGGCAAGGCCGTCCCCGGCACGACCGTCCACCACCTGGCGACCCGCCCCGACGCCCCGTACGCGGTCGAGGGCCCGTACATCGTCCAGCACGGCCGCTTCCACTACCTCTTCGCCTCGTACGACGCGTGCTGCGCGGGCGTGAACTCGACCTACAAGATCCGCGTGGGCAGATCGACCTCGGTCACCGGCCCGTACGTGGACAGCACCGGCACCCCGCTCCTCCAGGGCGGCGGCGACCTGCTCCTGGCGGGCCACGGCAGCTACATCGGCACAGGCGGCCAGTCGGTCTTCCAGGACAAGGGCAGGGACTGGCTGGCCTACCACTACTACGACGCGACCGACGAGGGCACCCCGAAGCTGGGCCTGAACAGGCTCAGCTGGTCAAAAGAGGGCTGGCCAAAGGTCTTTTAG
- the arfA gene encoding arabinosylfuranosidase ArfA, producing the protein MQEKARFTLDPAFTVGEVNPRLFGSFVEHLGRCVYTGIYEPEHDTADEAGLRQDVLDLVKELGVTTIRYPGGNFVSGYKWEDSVGPAEDRPRRLDLAWRSTETNRFGLSEYIAFLKKLGPQAEPMMAVNLGTRGVAEALELQEYANHPSGTALSDLRVAHGDKDPFGIRVWCLGNEMDGPWQTGHKTAEEYGRLAAETARAMRQIDPGVELVACGSSGQSMETFAEWEATVLAETYDLVDHISLHAYYEPHDGDVDSFLASAVDMESFIENVVATCDHIGARLKSKKRINLSFDEWNVWYLSRTQEEAERNPLDWPEAPRLLEDNYNVTDAVVFGSLLIALLRHADRVTVACLAQLVNVIAPIMTEPGGPAWRQTTFFPFAQASRYGRGQILDVRVDSPTYETAKYGETDLLHATAVRAEDGSVTVFAVNRGRTDALPLEVSLGSLGLTTVVEHSALADADPDARNTLDEPERVVPHEVTGTTLQDGRLATTLEPLSWNVIRLT; encoded by the coding sequence ATGCAGGAAAAGGCACGCTTCACCCTCGACCCCGCTTTCACGGTCGGCGAGGTGAACCCCCGCCTCTTCGGCTCGTTCGTGGAACACCTGGGCCGCTGCGTCTACACCGGCATATACGAGCCCGAACACGACACCGCCGACGAGGCGGGCCTACGCCAGGACGTCCTCGACCTGGTGAAGGAACTCGGCGTCACGACGATCCGCTACCCCGGCGGCAACTTCGTCTCCGGCTACAAGTGGGAGGACTCGGTGGGCCCCGCCGAGGACCGACCCCGCCGCCTGGACCTCGCCTGGCGCTCGACGGAGACGAACCGCTTCGGCCTGTCCGAGTACATCGCGTTCCTGAAGAAGCTCGGCCCGCAGGCCGAACCGATGATGGCCGTCAACCTCGGCACCAGGGGCGTGGCCGAGGCCCTGGAACTCCAGGAGTACGCCAACCACCCCTCGGGCACGGCGCTCTCCGACCTCCGCGTCGCCCACGGCGACAAGGACCCCTTCGGCATCCGCGTGTGGTGCCTCGGCAACGAGATGGACGGCCCCTGGCAGACCGGGCACAAGACGGCGGAGGAGTACGGCCGCCTCGCCGCCGAGACGGCCCGCGCGATGCGGCAGATCGACCCGGGCGTCGAACTGGTCGCCTGCGGCTCCTCGGGCCAGTCGATGGAGACCTTCGCGGAATGGGAGGCGACGGTCCTGGCCGAGACGTACGACCTGGTCGACCACATCTCCCTGCACGCCTACTACGAGCCCCACGACGGCGACGTCGACTCCTTCCTGGCCTCCGCCGTGGACATGGAGTCCTTCATCGAGAACGTGGTCGCCACCTGCGACCACATCGGCGCGCGGCTGAAGTCGAAGAAGCGGATCAACCTCTCCTTCGACGAGTGGAACGTCTGGTACCTGTCGCGGACACAGGAGGAGGCCGAGCGCAACCCGCTGGACTGGCCGGAGGCACCGCGCCTCCTTGAGGACAACTACAACGTCACCGACGCCGTCGTCTTCGGCTCGCTGCTCATCGCGCTGCTGCGGCACGCGGACCGGGTGACCGTCGCGTGCCTCGCCCAGCTGGTCAACGTCATCGCACCGATCATGACCGAGCCGGGCGGCCCGGCCTGGCGCCAGACGACCTTCTTCCCGTTCGCGCAGGCCTCGCGGTACGGGCGGGGCCAGATCCTCGACGTACGGGTGGACTCACCGACGTACGAGACGGCGAAGTACGGCGAGACGGACCTGCTGCACGCCACCGCCGTGCGGGCCGAGGACGGCTCGGTCACCGTCTTCGCCGTCAACCGCGGCCGCACCGACGCGCTGCCGCTGGAGGTGTCACTCGGCTCGCTGGGCCTGACGACCGTGGTGGAGCACAGCGCCCTGGCCGACGCGGACCCGGACGCCCGCAACACCCTCGACGAGCCGGAACGGGTGGTCCCGCACGAGGTGACGGGCACCACGCTCCAGGACGGCAGGCTCGCCACGACCCTGGAGCCCCTCTCCTGGAACGTGATCCGCCTGACCTGA
- a CDS encoding sulfite exporter TauE/SafE family protein: protein MRTLVLLALAGLGAQLVDGSLGMAYGVTSTTLLLSMGTNPAAASATVHLAEIGTTLMSGASHWRFGNVDWKVVVRIGIPGAVGSFLGATVLSGLSTGTAEPVMSLILLGLGLYVMSRFTFRGLPKGNLGKPLRKRFLSPLGLVAGFLDATGGGGWGPVGTPALLAGGRLEPRKVIGSIDTSEFLVAVAASLGFLFSLGSQGLNRRWVAAFLIGGLIAAPVAAWLVRLLPPRVLGSAVGGVIVVTNVRTLLRSDWVAAPGAVSASVYVLLYALWAGALTYSIRAHRKERAGEREKPLAPLGA from the coding sequence ATGCGCACGCTGGTACTGCTGGCCCTGGCCGGACTCGGCGCGCAGCTGGTGGACGGCAGCCTCGGCATGGCCTACGGCGTGACCTCGACCACCCTGCTGCTCTCCATGGGCACCAACCCGGCCGCCGCCTCGGCCACGGTCCACCTCGCGGAGATCGGTACGACCCTGATGTCCGGCGCCTCGCACTGGCGCTTCGGCAATGTGGACTGGAAGGTCGTCGTCAGGATCGGGATACCCGGAGCCGTCGGGTCGTTCCTCGGCGCGACCGTCCTGTCGGGGCTGTCCACCGGGACCGCCGAGCCGGTGATGTCCCTGATCCTGCTGGGGCTCGGGCTGTACGTGATGTCCCGGTTCACTTTTCGCGGCCTGCCCAAGGGCAATCTCGGCAAGCCGCTGCGCAAACGGTTCCTGTCGCCGCTCGGCCTGGTCGCCGGTTTCCTGGACGCGACCGGCGGAGGCGGCTGGGGCCCGGTCGGCACCCCGGCACTGCTGGCCGGCGGCCGGCTGGAGCCTCGCAAGGTCATCGGGTCCATCGACACCAGCGAGTTCCTCGTCGCCGTCGCCGCCAGTCTCGGATTTCTCTTCTCCCTCGGCTCCCAGGGACTGAACCGGCGCTGGGTCGCCGCGTTCCTGATCGGCGGCCTGATCGCGGCGCCCGTCGCGGCCTGGCTGGTGCGCCTGCTGCCCCCGCGCGTCCTGGGCTCGGCGGTCGGCGGCGTCATCGTCGTCACCAACGTCCGTACGCTGCTGAGGAGCGACTGGGTGGCGGCGCCGGGCGCGGTGAGCGCGAGCGTGTACGTCCTCCTGTACGCCCTCTGGGCCGGGGCGCTGACCTACTCGATCCGAGCCCACCGCAAGGAGAGGGCAGGAGAGAGGGAGAAGCCCTTGGCGCCCCTGGGCGCCTAG
- a CDS encoding helix-turn-helix domain-containing protein: protein MRAVGVPGLGEDVDELLRFVRRQGTPAEVLDWLGRRTGAHVAWIGREGTVEAATAGFPRRLAGTLTEQVERLAGGQLAAATTRAGELEVRLEAFGGREPRPVLVTVSPSALSRESAALASRAGGVVDLLSRASEADGGTRGYEAKAAQLRFAVLTALLAGDVTMARRMTTGDVPPLLNAERVRVHLLHCPPADRDRLTRTYLDPSGYHGPGLMVNCPVFKEQLICPVAEDPEPDGGFRQGEVLRRLVGENPGYALGVSRPHPLAATGEAYGEAVHALAVARNSPGRLAAYTGRPSLVHVLPRRAALAWARAHLEPLQAVPKPTVDVIRLAVTFSRSGVARLLHLSRTTVTAHCRRAEVALGVDLGEVRTRATLDLALSLTALQSDPADTAQPDAVQLVAPPLDELLRTSPATAWAEPFLHPLRDTRHRDLYLTVEAWVDANTDAQRTASHLGLSRNTVRAHLRAAERLLNRDLLTTGSGVHDLVHALRVTGGQRAHPPGESGRRARWPSADVAS from the coding sequence GTGAGAGCTGTGGGGGTGCCGGGACTCGGGGAGGACGTCGACGAACTGCTGCGGTTCGTACGGCGGCAGGGCACCCCGGCGGAGGTACTCGACTGGCTCGGGCGCCGGACCGGGGCGCACGTCGCGTGGATCGGCCGCGAGGGCACGGTCGAGGCGGCCACGGCCGGCTTCCCACGACGGCTCGCGGGCACGCTGACGGAGCAGGTGGAACGCCTGGCGGGCGGGCAGTTGGCCGCGGCCACGACACGGGCCGGTGAGCTGGAGGTACGCCTGGAGGCCTTCGGCGGACGCGAGCCGCGCCCGGTGCTGGTGACCGTCAGCCCCTCGGCGCTGTCGCGCGAATCGGCCGCGCTGGCCTCGCGGGCCGGCGGCGTCGTCGACCTGCTGAGCCGTGCGTCGGAGGCCGACGGCGGCACGCGGGGGTACGAGGCGAAGGCGGCGCAACTGCGCTTCGCGGTATTGACCGCGCTGCTGGCCGGGGACGTCACCATGGCGCGCCGGATGACCACCGGTGACGTACCGCCGCTGCTGAACGCGGAGCGCGTGCGCGTCCATCTCCTGCACTGCCCGCCCGCCGACCGCGACCGGCTGACCCGTACCTACCTGGACCCGTCGGGCTATCACGGGCCGGGGCTGATGGTGAACTGCCCGGTGTTCAAGGAGCAGTTGATCTGCCCCGTCGCCGAGGACCCGGAGCCGGACGGCGGGTTCCGGCAGGGTGAGGTGCTGCGGCGGCTCGTCGGGGAGAACCCCGGGTACGCGCTGGGCGTCAGCAGGCCGCATCCGCTCGCCGCCACGGGTGAGGCCTACGGAGAGGCCGTGCACGCGCTCGCCGTCGCCCGCAACTCCCCCGGCCGGCTGGCCGCCTACACCGGACGGCCCTCGCTGGTGCACGTACTGCCCCGCCGGGCGGCCCTCGCCTGGGCTCGCGCCCACCTGGAGCCGCTGCAGGCCGTCCCCAAGCCCACCGTGGACGTCATCCGCCTCGCCGTGACGTTCTCCCGGTCCGGCGTGGCCCGTCTGCTGCACCTCAGCCGCACCACCGTCACGGCCCACTGCCGCCGGGCGGAGGTGGCCCTCGGCGTCGACCTCGGCGAGGTCCGCACCCGCGCCACGCTCGATCTGGCCCTGTCCCTCACGGCGCTCCAGTCCGACCCCGCGGACACCGCCCAGCCCGACGCCGTCCAGCTGGTCGCGCCGCCGCTCGACGAGCTCCTCCGCACCTCCCCCGCCACGGCATGGGCGGAGCCCTTCCTGCACCCACTGCGCGACACCCGGCACCGCGATCTGTACCTCACCGTGGAGGCCTGGGTCGACGCCAACACCGACGCCCAGCGGACCGCCTCGCACCTGGGGCTGAGCCGCAACACGGTCCGCGCCCATCTGCGCGCCGCCGAACGCCTCCTCAACCGCGATCTGCTGACCACCGGCTCGGGCGTCCACGACCTCGTGCACGCCCTGCGCGTGACGGGTGGACAGCGTGCACACCCACCGGGCGAATCTGGCCGGCGTGCACGGTGGCCGTCGGCGGACGTCGCCTCATAA